The Stutzerimonas stutzeri RCH2 genomic interval AACCAGCAAAGCGCCCTACCAGCCTACACCGGCCACATCAGACCCACTTGTCGAAACCCCTTGCGCAACACAACCCATCTGCCCTACCTGTCAGGCACCGATGGTTCAGCGCGTGGCGAAACGAGGAAGCAATGCCGGGAATACGTTTTGGGGTTGTTCGCAGTACCCCAAATGCAAGACCACACGAAACGAGATTCCTGCATAGCGGACGTTCTAAAAGTGTGGATGGAAAGCCGGAACGGCCCCGCCTTGCACGGCACTAATAAAGCGTGTGAAATCGTCCGCCTCGCTAGCCACCACCATGGAGGGCCCTGTGGCCAAGTTCCTGAATACCAGCGCAACGAACTATTACCTCGAAGAGATGATCAAGACGGCCAAGGACCGCCTGATTCTGATCAGTCCTTTCCTGCGCTTGAACGAGCGCATCAAGGAGCTCTTGGAAGACAAGGATCGGCTAAAAATCGACGTTCGAATTGTGTACGGAAAAAGTGAGCTGCAGCCCGAAGAGGTCAACTGGCTCAAAGGCCTCAGCTACATCCGCACCAGCTTCTGCAAGAACCTTCACGCCAAGTGCTACCTCAACGAAGAGAGCTGCATTATTACCAGCCTCAACCTCTATGAGTTCAGCCAAGTCAACAATAACGAGATGGGCATTTTCATTGACCGGCAGAACGATACCGATCTCTACCGAGACGCCTACGAAGAAGCCCAACGAATAATCCGCATCAGCGATGAGGTGCGCATTTCGCTTGAAGTGGTCGCCAAGGATAGCGAGCCAGCTAGCGAAACAGACGACAGCACAAACAAGCTGACCAGCTCAAAAATGGCGCAAAAGCTTGGGCTCAAGACGCCAGAATTTCTTGAAAAGTTATTAAGCCAAGGGTTTCTTGAGCTCCGCGACGGCAAGAACTACCTGACCGACAAAGGTAAGGAAGCTGGTGGCGAGTTTCGCATGAGCCCGAAGTTCGGCCCGTACTTCCTATGGCCAGTGGCGCTGGATATCTAGCCTGCCAACGGCTAGCCGGATGCGGATACACGAACTCAGACGATGCCAAACGCCCCTTCAGTAGGGTGAGCGGAATCGTCGTGGAGGGGGTTGAGCGGCATGGATGCCGCGAGAGCCGCGATGGGCCAGGGATGGCCCATCGCGGCGTGCCCCTGGAATGGCGATGGAGCAAACGAACCCGGAGCGAAGCGCAGAGCCGGATGCAGGGGCAAGCCCTTTTGGTTCCTTTTGGCGGGGCCGGCCATCCGGGCGACTGCAAAAGGGACCCGCCCAGCGGGGCGGAACCAATGCCAGAAGCAACTCGGAAACGATCCGAGCAAGTAGCCTGGAAGTGACGCGTGGAAAAGGCTTCGCCGTTTTCCACCCTACGCGGCGGCGCGATTACCCGGTCAACTCACACAACCCACCCGGCACCTTCATCACCCACTCCCTCACCGCCCGAACCGTCGGATCATCCCGACGGCTCTCTGGATATACGAGATGAAACGGCCTGCCCTCCATCTCCGGCCCGAACGGCTGCACCAGCCGCCCTTCCCTCAGTTCGTCCTCGATCAACTGCCGACTCATCAACGCCACGCCCTGCGCGCCGATGGCGGCGGAGATGGCGTGGGTCTCGTCGGAGAAGACCAGCCCGGCGCTCACATCCAGCCGCGGCACGTTGGCGAGCTTCTGCCACGACGCCCAATGAATCGGAGCGGACAAGGCGGCTTGCGCACGGAAATGAATCAAAGGGTGTTTGGGCAGCTCAGCAATCGCAAGCCGAGGTGCGGGCTGCAGACCGGGACGAAAGTGTTGTCGAACAGCTTCTCCGCTACCAGACCGGGCCAGCGACCGTCGCCGTAGCGGATGGCGATATCCGCCGTGACGCCATCCAGCGCGACTGGCTCATGGGAGGTGTGGAAGCGCAGATCGATATCGGGGTGGGAATCGCGCAGCAGGCAGACCCAGGGCACCAGCCAGCGCACCGCGATGGCCGGTGTAGTGCTAAGGGTGATTGCCTGGCGACGAGGCGCCGCGCTGAGGCGTTCGACCGCCCCGCTGATGCTGTCGAAGGCCGTTTCCAACGTCTGTTGCAGCTCCCGCCCCGGGTCGGTCAGTTCCAGCTTTCGCGGTTTGCGCAGAAACAGCGCCACGCCGAGGGACTCCTCCAGCGAGCGGATCTGGTGGCTGATCGCTGTGGCCGTGACGGACAGCTCCTCGGCGGCCTGCTTGGCGCTCTCGTGGCGGGCCGCGGCTTCGAAGGCCCGTAGCGCAGAAAGCGAGGGTAACCGGCGGTGCACCATGGCTGAGTTTCTCTCACCTGTAGTTGGAAAAAATGGTCGTTTGTCGCCAGTACAGCCTAGCCCTAGGCTGGATTTACCGCGAACGACAGATGAGTTCAATCACAGAGGAGAATCACCATGACGCACCTTCTGCACCTCGACGCCAGCGCCCGCCCCGGCCTTGCCGGCAAGGATGAACACGGTTCCCACAGCCGTAACCTCACCCACCGCTTCGTCAGCCAGTGGGCGGCCGGCCGCGCGCAGGACGGCATCGTTTACCGGGACATAGGCCAGAACCCGCCGTCCTTTATCAGCCATGACTGGATCGCCTCCAGCTTCACGCCGGAAGAACGCCGTGAGCCGTGGATGCGGGACACGCTGGTGGAAAGCGACCTGCTGGTCGATGAGCTGATCGCCGCCGATGTATTGGTCATCGGTACGCCGCTCTACAACTTCGGCATGCCCGCGGCGCTGAAGGCCTGGATCGACCAGATCGTGCGCCCGGGCCGGACGGTCGAGGTCGACGAAAGCAAGCTGCCCGACCCGTACGTGCCGTTGCTGGCGGACCGGCCACGGCATGCAGTCATACTCAGTGCCCGGGGCGGCATCGGCTTTGGTCCCGGTGGGGAGATGGCGCACATGAATCACCTGGAGCCGAACCTGGTGACGGCACTCAATTTCATCGGCATCACCCGCATTCACCAGATCGCCATTGAAGGTCAGGAAACCGGTGGCGAGGTATTGGCTGCCTCGGTGGCCGAGGCGCTGCGGCAGGTAGATGCGTTGGTGAAGAAGCTGCAGGCGGAGCTTAATGGCGCACCTGTGGGTCGGGTCGAGCAGAGGCAGGCGGAGGCGGTTTAGTGGTGTTGCCGGCGCGTAGCATTTCTAGACGGCCGAGAACGGACGGGTGGAAAAGGCGTTGCCGTTTTCCTCCCTACGGCCTGGTTGGTCAGCGGCGCCCGAAGGCGCCGCCGCACCGTTTTACGCCGAAAGCTTCTGGCTGAAGTTGTCAGCGGGCTTGCCCATATCGAGCCGGTCCGCGTTCATCACCTTGTCCCAGGCTTTGACGAAGTCCTGCACGAACTTCTCGTTGCCGTCGGCCATGCCATATACCTCGGCCTGGGCACGCAGCTCCGATTGCGCGCCGAAGATCAGGTCTACACGGGTGGCGGTCCAGGTGGGTTGGCGAGTTTTGCGGTCGAGGCCCTGGAAGCGGTTCTTGTGCTCGGTCGCGACCCACTCGTTCTGCATGCTCAGCAGGTTGACGAAGAAGTCATTGGACAGCGTACCCACTCGCTTGGTGAAGACGCCCTCCTGACCGCCATCGGCGTTGGTGCCAAGCACGCGCATGCCGCCGACCAGTACGGTCATTTCCGGTGCGCTCAGACGTAGCAGGTGGGCCTTGTCGACCAGCGCTTCCTCGGGCGCCATGAAGTGGGACTCGTGGTAGTAGTTGCGGAACCCATCGGCGACCGGCCGTAGCGCCTCGAACGAAGGCCCGTCGGTCCACTCTTCGAGTGCATCCATCCGCCCTGGCGTGAAGGGCACGTTGATGGTCACACCGCCTTCCTGTGCCGCTTTCTCGATGGCGGCGCAGCCGGCGAGCACGATGAGGTCAGCCATGGAGACCTTTTTGCCACCGGTAGCCGAAGCGTTGAACTCGGTTTGGATGTCGGTCAGTTTTTGCAGCACGCGGGCCAACAGGGCTGGGTTGTTGATTTCCCAATCTTTCTGCGGCGCGAAGCGGATACGCGCCCCGTTAGCCCCGCCGCGCTTGTCCGAGCCACGATAGGTCGCTGCCGAAGCCCAGGCCACCGACACCAGTTCGGAGACGGAGAAGCCCATGCCCAGCAGCTTCTGCTTCAGCGCGGCGATGTCCGCGTCATCGATCACCGAGTGGTCGCGCTCGGGAATCGGGTCCTGCCAGATCAGCGTTTCCTTCGGCACCAGCGGCCCGAGGTAGCGGCCGATGGGCCCCATGTCGCGGTGGGTGAGTTTGAACCACGCCTTGGCGAAGGCATCAGCGAACTCGTCCGGGTTTTCCAGGAAGTGGCGGGAGATTTTTTCGTAGATCGGGTCAAAACGCAGCGCCAGGTCCGAGGTGAGCATGGTCGGCTTGCGCTTTTTGTTGGGGTCGAACGGGTCTGGAATGATTTCCGGTGCGTCCTTGGCTTCCCACTGATGCGCGCCGGCCGGGCTCTTGGTCAGCTCCCACTCGAAGTTGAACAGGTTCTCGAAGAAGTAGTTGGACCACTGCGTCGGGGTCTGGCTCCAGATGACTTCGAGACCGGAGGTGATGGCATCGGCACCCGCACCGGTCTGGAATCGGCTGCGCCAACCCAGGCCCTGGTCTTCGATCACGGCGCCTTCCGGGTCCGGGCCCAACAGCGAGGGGTCACCCGCGCCGTGGGTTTTGCCGAAGGTGTGGCCGCCTGCGATCAGCGCCACGGTTTCATAGTCGTTCATCGCCATGCGGGCGAAGGTTTCGCGGATATCGATGGCAGAGGCTTTGGGGTCGGGATTGCCGTTGGGGCCTTCCGGGTTCACGTAGATCAAGCCCATCTGCACGGCGCCCAGCCCCGGATGCAACTGCCGCTCGCCGCTGTAGCGTTCATCACCCAGCCAGGTGCCTTCGGGGCCCCAGAAGAGTTCTTCCGGCTCCCAGGTGTCTGCACGGCCGCCGGCGAAACCAAAGGTCTTGAAGCCCATGGATTCCAACGCCACGTTCCCGGTGAGCACGTAGAGGTCCGCCCACGACAGTTTGCGCCCGTATTTCTGCTTGATCGGCCAGAGCAGGCGCCGCGCCTTGTCCAGCGAGGCGTTGTCCGGCCAGCTGTTGAGCGGTGCGAAACGCTGCTGACCGCCACCGGCGCCGCCGCGGCCATCGGTGATCCGATAGGTGCCGGCGCTGTGCCAGGCCAGCCGGATGAAAAGCCCGCCGTAATGGCCGAAATCCGCCGGCCACCAGTCTTGGGAGTCGGTCATCACTTGGTGGAGATCAGCGATCACCGCGTCGAGATCGAGTGAGTTGAATGCAGCGGCATAGTCGAAATCGCCACCGTATGGATTGGATCGCGGTGAGTGCTGGTTAAGCGATGTGAGGCTCAGCGCTTCAGGCCACCAGTCCCGGTTACTCGGGCGTTTGCGGGGCGCACCAGCGCCATGACCGAATGGGCAACCACCACCCGTCTTTTCGCCAGTCTCTTCGTTCATGTTCTGCTCCTCACGGTTTTCTATGGCGCAGTCAGGCGCCGCTTCACTCAAGCTAGCACCGAGGCCCTGACTGAACAAAAGCCATACCGCGAGCGTTTTTCAGTTCTGGCACCGCCGATTGAAGCCTTGAGCGCAGCAACGACGGGGCTTGGCTCGCATTGAAGAGTGCCAACAGGCCTGATATCGTTTTTCGCTATTGGGTCGATAGACGATGGCTTGGCAAGCGAGCATGAACAGATTTTTTTGGATGACTGAGTACCTCCGAGCAGGCACGGGATGCGCGTA includes:
- a CDS encoding FMN-dependent NADH-azoreductase, with the protein product MTHLLHLDASARPGLAGKDEHGSHSRNLTHRFVSQWAAGRAQDGIVYRDIGQNPPSFISHDWIASSFTPEERREPWMRDTLVESDLLVDELIAADVLVIGTPLYNFGMPAALKAWIDQIVRPGRTVEVDESKLPDPYVPLLADRPRHAVILSARGGIGFGPGGEMAHMNHLEPNLVTALNFIGITRIHQIAIEGQETGGEVLAASVAEALRQVDALVKKLQAELNGAPVGRVEQRQAEAV
- a CDS encoding phospholipase D family protein; amino-acid sequence: MAKFLNTSATNYYLEEMIKTAKDRLILISPFLRLNERIKELLEDKDRLKIDVRIVYGKSELQPEEVNWLKGLSYIRTSFCKNLHAKCYLNEESCIITSLNLYEFSQVNNNEMGIFIDRQNDTDLYRDAYEEAQRIIRISDEVRISLEVVAKDSEPASETDDSTNKLTSSKMAQKLGLKTPEFLEKLLSQGFLELRDGKNYLTDKGKEAGGEFRMSPKFGPYFLWPVALDI
- the katG gene encoding catalase/peroxidase HPI, whose product is MNEETGEKTGGGCPFGHGAGAPRKRPSNRDWWPEALSLTSLNQHSPRSNPYGGDFDYAAAFNSLDLDAVIADLHQVMTDSQDWWPADFGHYGGLFIRLAWHSAGTYRITDGRGGAGGGQQRFAPLNSWPDNASLDKARRLLWPIKQKYGRKLSWADLYVLTGNVALESMGFKTFGFAGGRADTWEPEELFWGPEGTWLGDERYSGERQLHPGLGAVQMGLIYVNPEGPNGNPDPKASAIDIRETFARMAMNDYETVALIAGGHTFGKTHGAGDPSLLGPDPEGAVIEDQGLGWRSRFQTGAGADAITSGLEVIWSQTPTQWSNYFFENLFNFEWELTKSPAGAHQWEAKDAPEIIPDPFDPNKKRKPTMLTSDLALRFDPIYEKISRHFLENPDEFADAFAKAWFKLTHRDMGPIGRYLGPLVPKETLIWQDPIPERDHSVIDDADIAALKQKLLGMGFSVSELVSVAWASAATYRGSDKRGGANGARIRFAPQKDWEINNPALLARVLQKLTDIQTEFNASATGGKKVSMADLIVLAGCAAIEKAAQEGGVTINVPFTPGRMDALEEWTDGPSFEALRPVADGFRNYYHESHFMAPEEALVDKAHLLRLSAPEMTVLVGGMRVLGTNADGGQEGVFTKRVGTLSNDFFVNLLSMQNEWVATEHKNRFQGLDRKTRQPTWTATRVDLIFGAQSELRAQAEVYGMADGNEKFVQDFVKAWDKVMNADRLDMGKPADNFSQKLSA